One Augochlora pura isolate Apur16 chromosome 10, APUR_v2.2.1, whole genome shotgun sequence DNA window includes the following coding sequences:
- the LOC144476001 gene encoding uncharacterized protein LOC144476001 isoform X2 yields MDPATAIARSKENIQPLRYGRNATQLGTALRAQEDVDAQQLLLQEKQMYEAAIKNYEGDDPLENWYEYILWVEQSYPKSGHESHIGKLLQQCLAIFEKETKYHQDRRYIRLWINYISMQKNPLELYQLLYNNGIGTMVADMYRAWAFELEQIEDYKRADKVYIMGLSVKSEPLEELDYAHKNFQLAVARKTLGHTDDRSERSLFEQRQAFSSLRAIKAGKKVGSVRTGHRVREHCPGTVPQITAGMHNVNSRVHIYQDDVPADLKSSILDHVPVEDTVHKENTIKPGPWNGNGHKRCPLITSVTKSAFKVHEDQLDEFDGSKLRLFPNHTYFFDGSKYSEYLTVPVFVPDAPNPNIILRPHYPKELVYANNMDMSMEEIRVQRYLQRAQALEKRNETQDIRDVESQIHHKSYEAEQHVHHKSFEAEQQKHNISLQEMLRQRQEFKQQEELSERQKKLQQQREAEQFIIDRQRLQRQQYEAENQALENQRLEAEQRELERLEAERIEVERAEAQRMEAELNSQRKLQASNFLHQHHTSSLTAEPEEHLLGQSITVNTKEAMSVVQDMWRSPDTGSSVPNFRNSMTPRIPDSKVLKMCFDIHLDSSMTQHAMSSSKHHSGYNIQPYNDQENHQNYSTHQPYAGQEHQTPYSPGLHNTYQYQMQHHEQQQVQQSHSRPHHSQHHQQLMQTHQQAAHVMAHHQSLSHPSHLQNHSQIQHHQSHHSQQHQSSPNQHLHHQPHQHMQHMQHTVYSSMAPNDMPYQQYPSQLESTLLQHNVEPQKQLHYSPYNDADIETSKPYRMPPELPYIKSPGMNRRDIKYLEGAEDKENAIVVDYNGPIEENMTSKPVDENNLYIDESLGISPLSGNNDTCYTEAFNTQLTSSTPMTNHFRQSYKPAEGTSQYANQCSAPQSATEVPNAEGEEKLSVILESTREYISSSSSSSGHIRTAASGFTFTKEDLVPIKEQGESDEGTDITLPSTQPYEQTLQAQIQAVHAQSPRTVQRNVDQITSEIKKNCDLRKSINFKLNEVEEQEKPDTMECEEHHEPMEQAEEEIFQFPSGDLNPFDKGLIASLLKKIKFPQPHHAEGYVRLDTNLNKLVPSTTVMLGNETYDLAKCLGKGMYGTVFSAANLQTGQTVALKTQKPAWVWEFYITREIKARLTNPHVLRGFMDVSIAYVANNSSVLVSEYSKFGTLLAVTNQIKIATGKPLVEHLAIFFTIEMLQIVEYLHKCQIIHGDIKPDNFLLMRLPTEDVRPTIQLIDFGCSIDMSLLPEKTKFTQVIKTEDFTCIEMQTGRPWTYQTDLYCLAATSHCLLFGNYMRVSNINGRWFITTKIPRYMKKSAWEQFFIELLNVESCDKMPDLSKLRNMMEETLAKMTETQQKIRNFVNILNKR; encoded by the exons ATGGATCCTGCAACAGCTATAGCTCGTTCCAAGGAAAACATTCAACCATTGCGATATGGTCGAAATGCTACACAGTTAGGAACTGCTCTGAGAGCACAAGAGGATGTAGATGCTCAGCAATTACTTTTACAAGAAAAGCA AATGTATGAAGCtgcgataaaaaattatgaaggAGATGATCCTTTAGAAAACTGGTATGAATACATACTGTGGGTAGAGCAAAGTTATCCAAAAAGTGGACATGAGTCTCACATTGGTAAACTTCTACAACAATGCTTAGctatatttgaaaaagagaCCAAATATCACCAAGATCGTAGATATATACGTCTTTGGATTAATTAT atcAGCATGCAAAAGAATCCATTAGAACTATATCaacttttatacaataatgGAATCGGCACTATGGTTGCAGATATGTATAGAGCATGGGCTTTTGAATTAGAGCAGATAGAAGACTATAAACGGGCGGATAAAGTTTATATAATGGGTTTGTCTGTCAAATCAGAACCGTTAGAAGAATTGGATTACGCTCATAA aaattttcaattagcaGTTGCGCGTAAAACTTTGGGTCACACTGATGACCGCAGCGAGAGATCATTATTTGAACAGCGTCAAGCTTTCAGCTCATTGAGAGCGATAAAAGCTGGAAAGAAAGTTGGTAGTGTGCGTACTGGGCATCGCGTACGTGAACACTGTCCAGGCACTGTTCCACAAATTACTGCAGGAATGCATAACGTAAATTCGAGGGTACACATATACCAg GATGATGTCCCTGCCGATTTGAAGAGTTCTATACTTGACCATGTTCCAGTAGAAGACACAGTTCACAAAGAGAATACTATTAAACCTGGTCCATGGAATGGGAATGGACACAAACGATGTCCATTGATAACATCAGTTACAAAGTCAGCTTTTAAAG ttCACGAGGATCAACTGGACGAATTTGATGGAAGCAAATTAAGATTATTCCCAAACCATACCTATTTTTTTGATGGCAGTAAATATTCCGAGTATTTAACAGTGCCTGTATTTGTACCCGATGCTCCAAatccaaatattatattaagacCGCATTATCCAAAAGAATTAGTGTATGCAAATAATATGGATATGAGCATGGAGGAAATTAGGGTCCAACGATATCTACAGag AGCACAAGctttagaaaaaagaaacgaaactcAAGATATAAGAGATGTTGAATCACAGATACACCATAAAAGCTACGAAGCTGAACAGCATGTCCACCACAAAAGTTTTGAAGCAGAACAACAGAAACACAATATATCTTTGCAAGAAATGTTAAGACAAAGACAAGAGTTCAAACAACAAGAAGAATTATcggagagacagaaaaagtTGCAACAACAAAGGGAAGCTGAGCAGTTCATAATAGATAGACAGAGGCTTCAGAGACAACAATACGAAGCGGAAAATCAAGCGTTGGAGAACCAAAGGCTCGAGGCAGAGCAAAGAGAGTTGGAAAGACTGGAAGCCGAACGAATTGAGGTGGAGAGAGCTGAAGCACAGAGAATGGAAGCAGAACTGAATTCACAACGTAAACTGCAAGCTTCTAATTTCTTGCATCAACATCATACGTCATCCTTGACTGCTGAACCAGAAGAACACTTGCTCGGTCAAAGTATCACGGTTAATACGAAGGAAGCCATGTCGGTCGTACAGGATATGTGGCGTTCGCCAGACACAGGATCTTCAGTTCCCAATTTTCGTAATTCCATGACGCCTAGAATTCCAGACTCGAAAGTTTTGAAAATGTGTTTCGACATACATTTGGATAGCTCGATGACTCAACATGCAATGTCTAGTAGTAAGCACCATTCAGGATACAACATACAGCCGTATAATGATCAGGAGAAtcatcaaaattattctacccATCAGCCTTATGCTGGTCAAGAACATCAGACTCCTTATAGTCCTGGATTACACAATACCTATCAATATCAAATGCAG CATCATGAGCAACAACAAGTACAACAATCCCATTCTCGGCCACATCATTCGCAACATCATCAACAGTTGATGCAAACGCACCAACAGGCTGCCCATGTAATGGCGCATCATCAATCTCTTTCCCATCCGTCACACCTACAAAATCACAGCCAGATCCAACATCATCAAAGTCACCACTCGCAGCAACATCAATCGTCGCCTAACCAACATCTTCATCATCAGCCGCATCAACATATGCAGCACATGCAACACACTGTTTACAGCAGCATGGCACCGAACGATATGCCGTACCAACAGTATCCATCACAACTGGAGTCTACATTGTTGCAACACAATGTGGAGCCTCAAAAACAACTCCATTATTCCCCATACAACGATGCGGATATTGAAACTAGCAAACCATATAGAATGCCTCCTGAATTGCCCTATATAAAATCCCCCGGCATGAATCGTAGAGACATAAAGTATCTCGAAGGTGCTGAAGACAAAGAGAACGCTATTGTAGTTGATTATAATGGACCGATAGAAGAGAATATGACATCCAAACCAGTCgacgaaaacaatttatacattGACGAAAGCCTTGGTATTAGTCCACTGTCGGGCAACAATGATACATGTTACACCGAAGCATTTAATACGCAACTGACTAGCTCTACACCTATGACTAATCATTTTAGACAATCCTACAAACCAGCTGAAGGAACTTCACAATATGCAAACCAGTGCTCAGCACCTCAATC AGCCACAGAAGTACCGAATGCAGAAGGTGAAGAGAAATTAAGCGTCATATTAGAATCTACTAGGGAATATATCTCGAGCAGTTCCAGCAGCAGTGGTCACATCAGAACTGCCGCATCGGGTTTCACTTTTACCAAAGAAGATTTGGTTCCTATAAAAGAACAAG GTGAAAGTGATGAAGGTACAGATATCACGTTGCCTTCCACTCAGCCCTATGAACAAACGCTCCAAGCCCAAATACAAGCTGTACATGCCCAAAGCCCTCGTACTGTACAACGTAACGTAGATCAAATTACTTCTGAAATCAAGAAGAATTGCGATCTACgaaaatcgattaatttcaagttAAACGAAGTGGAGGAACAAGAAAAACCTGACACGATGGAATGTGAAGAGCATCATGAGCCCATGGAACAAGCCgaggaagaaatatttcaattcccTTCGGGAGATCTAAATCCATTTGACAAAGGCTTGATAGCCAGccttttaaagaaaattaaattccctCAGCCGCACCACGCAGAAGGATATGTGAGATTAGatactaatttaaataagcTTGTGCCTTCTACTACGGTTATGCTCG GTAATGAAACGTACGATTTGGCAAAGTGCCTTGGGAAGGGAATGTATGGTACAGTATTTAGCGCAGCAAATCTCCAAACAGGTCAAACGGTTGCTCTGAAAACTCAAAAACCTGCCTGGGTTTGGGAATTTTATATCACTAGAGAAATAAAAGCTCGCCTCACAAATCCACATGTG CTACGCGGATTTATGGATGTTTCGATTGCATACGTTGCAAACAACAGCAGCGTACTAGTCTCAGAGTACTCCAAATTTGGGACATTATTAGCAGTAACGAAtcagataaaaattgcaacaggTAAACCGTTGGTGGAGCACTTAGCTATATTCTTCACAATCGAAATGTTGCAAATTGTGGAGTACTTACACAAATGCCAAATAATACATGGGGACATTAAGCCAGATAATTTTCTGTTGATGCGTTT ACCTACGGAGGATGTAAGACCAACAATACAGCTAATCGATTTCGGGTGTAGTATAGATATGAGTCTGTTGCCAGAGAAAACAAAGTTTACTCAAGTCATAAAAACAGAAGATTTCACGTGCATCGAAATGCAAACAGGTAGACCTTGGACTTACCAGACAGATTTGTATTGTTTAGCCGCAACAAGTCATTGTCTGTTATTTGGTAACTATATGAGAGTTTCGAATATCAATGGTCGTTGGTTTATTACTACAAAAATACCCAG GTACATGAAGAAATCAGCGTGGGAGCAATtctttatagaattattaaacgtTGAGTCCTGCGATAAAATGCCAGATCTGTCTAAATTGCGCAATATGATGGAGGAGACATTAGCGAAAATGACAGAAACGCAacaaaaaattagaaactttGTCAATATTCTGAACAAACGATAA
- the LOC144476001 gene encoding uncharacterized protein LOC144476001 isoform X1, translating to MDPATAIARSKENIQPLRYGRNATQLGTALRAQEDVDAQQLLLQEKQMYEAAIKNYEGDDPLENWYEYILWVEQSYPKSGHESHIGKLLQQCLAIFEKETKYHQDRRYIRLWINYISMQKNPLELYQLLYNNGIGTMVADMYRAWAFELEQIEDYKRADKVYIMGLSVKSEPLEELDYAHKNFQLAVARKTLGHTDDRSERSLFEQRQAFSSLRAIKAGKKVGSVRTGHRVREHCPGTVPQITAGMHNVNSRVHIYQDDVPADLKSSILDHVPVEDTVHKENTIKPGPWNGNGHKRCPLITSVTKSAFKVHEDQLDEFDGSKLRLFPNHTYFFDGSKYSEYLTVPVFVPDAPNPNIILRPHYPKELVYANNMDMSMEEIRVQRYLQRAQALEKRNETQDIRDVESQIHHKSYEAEQHVHHKSFEAEQQKHNISLQEMLRQRQEFKQQEELSERQKKLQQQREAEQFIIDRQRLQRQQYEAENQALENQRLEAEQRELERLEAERIEVERAEAQRMEAELNSQRKLQASNFLHQHHTSSLTAEPEEHLLGQSITVNTKEAMSVVQDMWRSPDTGSSVPNFRNSMTPRIPDSKVLKMCFDIHLDSSMTQHAMSSSKHHSGYNIQPYNDQENHQNYSTHQPYAGQEHQTPYSPGLHNTYQYQMQQHHEQQQVQQSHSRPHHSQHHQQLMQTHQQAAHVMAHHQSLSHPSHLQNHSQIQHHQSHHSQQHQSSPNQHLHHQPHQHMQHMQHTVYSSMAPNDMPYQQYPSQLESTLLQHNVEPQKQLHYSPYNDADIETSKPYRMPPELPYIKSPGMNRRDIKYLEGAEDKENAIVVDYNGPIEENMTSKPVDENNLYIDESLGISPLSGNNDTCYTEAFNTQLTSSTPMTNHFRQSYKPAEGTSQYANQCSAPQSATEVPNAEGEEKLSVILESTREYISSSSSSSGHIRTAASGFTFTKEDLVPIKEQGESDEGTDITLPSTQPYEQTLQAQIQAVHAQSPRTVQRNVDQITSEIKKNCDLRKSINFKLNEVEEQEKPDTMECEEHHEPMEQAEEEIFQFPSGDLNPFDKGLIASLLKKIKFPQPHHAEGYVRLDTNLNKLVPSTTVMLGNETYDLAKCLGKGMYGTVFSAANLQTGQTVALKTQKPAWVWEFYITREIKARLTNPHVLRGFMDVSIAYVANNSSVLVSEYSKFGTLLAVTNQIKIATGKPLVEHLAIFFTIEMLQIVEYLHKCQIIHGDIKPDNFLLMRLPTEDVRPTIQLIDFGCSIDMSLLPEKTKFTQVIKTEDFTCIEMQTGRPWTYQTDLYCLAATSHCLLFGNYMRVSNINGRWFITTKIPRYMKKSAWEQFFIELLNVESCDKMPDLSKLRNMMEETLAKMTETQQKIRNFVNILNKR from the exons ATGGATCCTGCAACAGCTATAGCTCGTTCCAAGGAAAACATTCAACCATTGCGATATGGTCGAAATGCTACACAGTTAGGAACTGCTCTGAGAGCACAAGAGGATGTAGATGCTCAGCAATTACTTTTACAAGAAAAGCA AATGTATGAAGCtgcgataaaaaattatgaaggAGATGATCCTTTAGAAAACTGGTATGAATACATACTGTGGGTAGAGCAAAGTTATCCAAAAAGTGGACATGAGTCTCACATTGGTAAACTTCTACAACAATGCTTAGctatatttgaaaaagagaCCAAATATCACCAAGATCGTAGATATATACGTCTTTGGATTAATTAT atcAGCATGCAAAAGAATCCATTAGAACTATATCaacttttatacaataatgGAATCGGCACTATGGTTGCAGATATGTATAGAGCATGGGCTTTTGAATTAGAGCAGATAGAAGACTATAAACGGGCGGATAAAGTTTATATAATGGGTTTGTCTGTCAAATCAGAACCGTTAGAAGAATTGGATTACGCTCATAA aaattttcaattagcaGTTGCGCGTAAAACTTTGGGTCACACTGATGACCGCAGCGAGAGATCATTATTTGAACAGCGTCAAGCTTTCAGCTCATTGAGAGCGATAAAAGCTGGAAAGAAAGTTGGTAGTGTGCGTACTGGGCATCGCGTACGTGAACACTGTCCAGGCACTGTTCCACAAATTACTGCAGGAATGCATAACGTAAATTCGAGGGTACACATATACCAg GATGATGTCCCTGCCGATTTGAAGAGTTCTATACTTGACCATGTTCCAGTAGAAGACACAGTTCACAAAGAGAATACTATTAAACCTGGTCCATGGAATGGGAATGGACACAAACGATGTCCATTGATAACATCAGTTACAAAGTCAGCTTTTAAAG ttCACGAGGATCAACTGGACGAATTTGATGGAAGCAAATTAAGATTATTCCCAAACCATACCTATTTTTTTGATGGCAGTAAATATTCCGAGTATTTAACAGTGCCTGTATTTGTACCCGATGCTCCAAatccaaatattatattaagacCGCATTATCCAAAAGAATTAGTGTATGCAAATAATATGGATATGAGCATGGAGGAAATTAGGGTCCAACGATATCTACAGag AGCACAAGctttagaaaaaagaaacgaaactcAAGATATAAGAGATGTTGAATCACAGATACACCATAAAAGCTACGAAGCTGAACAGCATGTCCACCACAAAAGTTTTGAAGCAGAACAACAGAAACACAATATATCTTTGCAAGAAATGTTAAGACAAAGACAAGAGTTCAAACAACAAGAAGAATTATcggagagacagaaaaagtTGCAACAACAAAGGGAAGCTGAGCAGTTCATAATAGATAGACAGAGGCTTCAGAGACAACAATACGAAGCGGAAAATCAAGCGTTGGAGAACCAAAGGCTCGAGGCAGAGCAAAGAGAGTTGGAAAGACTGGAAGCCGAACGAATTGAGGTGGAGAGAGCTGAAGCACAGAGAATGGAAGCAGAACTGAATTCACAACGTAAACTGCAAGCTTCTAATTTCTTGCATCAACATCATACGTCATCCTTGACTGCTGAACCAGAAGAACACTTGCTCGGTCAAAGTATCACGGTTAATACGAAGGAAGCCATGTCGGTCGTACAGGATATGTGGCGTTCGCCAGACACAGGATCTTCAGTTCCCAATTTTCGTAATTCCATGACGCCTAGAATTCCAGACTCGAAAGTTTTGAAAATGTGTTTCGACATACATTTGGATAGCTCGATGACTCAACATGCAATGTCTAGTAGTAAGCACCATTCAGGATACAACATACAGCCGTATAATGATCAGGAGAAtcatcaaaattattctacccATCAGCCTTATGCTGGTCAAGAACATCAGACTCCTTATAGTCCTGGATTACACAATACCTATCAATATCAAATGCAG CAGCATCATGAGCAACAACAAGTACAACAATCCCATTCTCGGCCACATCATTCGCAACATCATCAACAGTTGATGCAAACGCACCAACAGGCTGCCCATGTAATGGCGCATCATCAATCTCTTTCCCATCCGTCACACCTACAAAATCACAGCCAGATCCAACATCATCAAAGTCACCACTCGCAGCAACATCAATCGTCGCCTAACCAACATCTTCATCATCAGCCGCATCAACATATGCAGCACATGCAACACACTGTTTACAGCAGCATGGCACCGAACGATATGCCGTACCAACAGTATCCATCACAACTGGAGTCTACATTGTTGCAACACAATGTGGAGCCTCAAAAACAACTCCATTATTCCCCATACAACGATGCGGATATTGAAACTAGCAAACCATATAGAATGCCTCCTGAATTGCCCTATATAAAATCCCCCGGCATGAATCGTAGAGACATAAAGTATCTCGAAGGTGCTGAAGACAAAGAGAACGCTATTGTAGTTGATTATAATGGACCGATAGAAGAGAATATGACATCCAAACCAGTCgacgaaaacaatttatacattGACGAAAGCCTTGGTATTAGTCCACTGTCGGGCAACAATGATACATGTTACACCGAAGCATTTAATACGCAACTGACTAGCTCTACACCTATGACTAATCATTTTAGACAATCCTACAAACCAGCTGAAGGAACTTCACAATATGCAAACCAGTGCTCAGCACCTCAATC AGCCACAGAAGTACCGAATGCAGAAGGTGAAGAGAAATTAAGCGTCATATTAGAATCTACTAGGGAATATATCTCGAGCAGTTCCAGCAGCAGTGGTCACATCAGAACTGCCGCATCGGGTTTCACTTTTACCAAAGAAGATTTGGTTCCTATAAAAGAACAAG GTGAAAGTGATGAAGGTACAGATATCACGTTGCCTTCCACTCAGCCCTATGAACAAACGCTCCAAGCCCAAATACAAGCTGTACATGCCCAAAGCCCTCGTACTGTACAACGTAACGTAGATCAAATTACTTCTGAAATCAAGAAGAATTGCGATCTACgaaaatcgattaatttcaagttAAACGAAGTGGAGGAACAAGAAAAACCTGACACGATGGAATGTGAAGAGCATCATGAGCCCATGGAACAAGCCgaggaagaaatatttcaattcccTTCGGGAGATCTAAATCCATTTGACAAAGGCTTGATAGCCAGccttttaaagaaaattaaattccctCAGCCGCACCACGCAGAAGGATATGTGAGATTAGatactaatttaaataagcTTGTGCCTTCTACTACGGTTATGCTCG GTAATGAAACGTACGATTTGGCAAAGTGCCTTGGGAAGGGAATGTATGGTACAGTATTTAGCGCAGCAAATCTCCAAACAGGTCAAACGGTTGCTCTGAAAACTCAAAAACCTGCCTGGGTTTGGGAATTTTATATCACTAGAGAAATAAAAGCTCGCCTCACAAATCCACATGTG CTACGCGGATTTATGGATGTTTCGATTGCATACGTTGCAAACAACAGCAGCGTACTAGTCTCAGAGTACTCCAAATTTGGGACATTATTAGCAGTAACGAAtcagataaaaattgcaacaggTAAACCGTTGGTGGAGCACTTAGCTATATTCTTCACAATCGAAATGTTGCAAATTGTGGAGTACTTACACAAATGCCAAATAATACATGGGGACATTAAGCCAGATAATTTTCTGTTGATGCGTTT ACCTACGGAGGATGTAAGACCAACAATACAGCTAATCGATTTCGGGTGTAGTATAGATATGAGTCTGTTGCCAGAGAAAACAAAGTTTACTCAAGTCATAAAAACAGAAGATTTCACGTGCATCGAAATGCAAACAGGTAGACCTTGGACTTACCAGACAGATTTGTATTGTTTAGCCGCAACAAGTCATTGTCTGTTATTTGGTAACTATATGAGAGTTTCGAATATCAATGGTCGTTGGTTTATTACTACAAAAATACCCAG GTACATGAAGAAATCAGCGTGGGAGCAATtctttatagaattattaaacgtTGAGTCCTGCGATAAAATGCCAGATCTGTCTAAATTGCGCAATATGATGGAGGAGACATTAGCGAAAATGACAGAAACGCAacaaaaaattagaaactttGTCAATATTCTGAACAAACGATAA
- the Ari-2 gene encoding E3 ubiquitin-protein ligase ari-2 has protein sequence MSSKEYDSEMDYSDSDCGDPGYEDYYNVQPWGGEVDNDIDPDQNRRDPEYAIYDCLRVEEVERLLNEYVELLSNSLHIRPSLAKVLLHAHNWALQDIIVKYSTNASSLLIKSKVKPLPPLDTVPGLKGQRGGLCSVCVTVYPADKFSALTCGHSFCKDCWCMHFEVQITQGISTGISCMAQECDVLASEDFVLSLLTKPNMRERYQQFAFCDYVKSHPQLRFCPGPNCQIVMRSKEQRAKRVICTSCKTIFCFRCGNDYHAPTDCNTIKKWLTKCADDSETANYISAHTKDCPKCHICIEKNGGCNHMQCYNCKHDFCWMCLGDWKAHGTEYYECSRYKENPNIAHESVHAQAREALKKYLHYYERWENHSKSLKLEEQTLEGIKMRINKKVMNASGTWIDWQHLFEAASLLARCRYTLQYTYPYAYYMEPGPRKELFEYQQAQLEAEIENLSWKIEHAETTDRGDLENQMDIAEKRRVTLLKDFLEVMY, from the exons ATGTCAAGCAAAGAGTATGATAGTGAAATGGATTACTCCGATTCGGATTGTGGAGACCCTGGCTACGAAGACTATTACAATGTTCAACCATGGGGTGGTGAAGTTGACAATGACATAGATCCTGATCAAAACAGAAGGGATCCAGAATATGCTATATATGATTGTTTACGAGTCGAAGAAGTGGAAAGACTTTTAAATGAATATGTTGAACTCTTAAGTAATAGTCTTCATATAAGACCATCGTTAGCCAAAGTTTTATTACATGCGCACAATTGGGCATTACAAGATATCATCGTAAAATATAGTACCAATGCTtccagtttattaattaaatcaaaagtAAAACCATTGCCTCCATTGGACACAGTGCCAGGGTTGAAAGGTCAAAGGGGTGGTTTGTGTTCAGTTTGTGTTACAGTTTATCCTGCTGATAAGTTTTCTGCATTAACTTGTGGACATTCATTTTGTAAAGACTGTTGGTGTATGCATTTTGAAGTACAAATAACTCAAGGTATCTCTACAG GAATAAGCTGTATGGCCCAAGAATGTGATGTTTTAGCTTCAGAAGACTTCGTTTTGTCCTTACTTACTAAGCCTAACATGAGAGAGAGGTATCAACAGTTTGCTTTTTGTGACTATGTGAAGTCTCACCCGCAATTAAGATTCTGTCCTGGACCCAATTGTCAGATAGTTATGCGATCAAAGGAACAGCGGGCGAAAAGAGTTATATGTACATCATGTAAAACTATATTTTG CTTCCGATGTGGTAACGATTACCATGCACCAACTGACTGCAACACAATTAAGAAGTGGTTGACAAAGTGTGCAGACGACTCAGAGACAGCTAATTACATTAGTGCCCACACCAAAGAT TGTCCAAAATGTCATATTTGCATAGAGAAGAATGGTGGTTGCAATCACATGCAATGCTATAACTGTAAACACGACTTCTGTTGGATGTGCCTTGGAGATTGGAAAGCGCATGGAACAGAGTACTATGAATGTTCCCGTTACAAAGAAAATCCTAACATTGCTCATGAAAGTGTTCATGCACAAGCTCGAGAAgctcttaaaaaatatcttcacTATTATGAAAGG tGGGAAAATCACAGTAAATCATTAAAACTTGAAGAACAGACTTTGGAAGGAATAAAaatgcgaataaataaaaaggtgaTGAATGCAAGCGGAACTTGGATCGACTGGCAACATTTGTTTGAAGCTGCGTCACTTTTGGCACGTTGCCGTTACACTCTGCAGTATACTTATCCTTATGCTTATTATATGGAACCTGGACCGCGCAAAGAATTG TTCGAGTACCAACAAGCTCAGTTGGAGgctgaaattgaaaatctgTCCTGGAAAATAGAACATGCGGAAACGACGGATCGTGGAGATCTTGAGAATCAAATGGACATTGCCGAGAAACGTCGTGTCACGTTGTTAAAGGACTTCCTTGAGGT CATGTACTAG